The genomic DNA TTTTATCTTTTCTTCTTTTGCGCGCTTTTTTCAGTTTTCTTGGAAAAGCGCACACTTCTGAAATAATGGAAAACTATCAAATTAAAATGCGCGCGTCTTCAAAATAATACGCGACACAATATACCCAAAATCAAAATTTAATACGTGTTTTCTACATGCGAATCTTGGTTTTGAATAGTTAAATAGCTAACAGCTATTAATTTCCCGTCTACTCTATAAGAGTCAACATTAGATAATGGGCAAGATCATGATTAGAGTCGCAGTACTCGATAAAGATAGATGTAAATCCAAACGTTGCAATAGAGAATGTTATCGCTTTTGCCCTAAAGTGAGAAGCAAGGTTGAGGCCATAGTTTTTGAAGAAGATAAACCCAGAGTTGTCGAGGCTCTTTGTATAGGATGCGGTATTTGCGTTAAAAAGTGTCCCTTCAAAGCCCTTGCAATCGTCAATTTGCCCGATGAACTTGAAGCAGAATGCAGCCATCGTTTTGGACCAAACGCCTTCAAGCTTTTCCGCTTGCCAACTCCATCGCAAGGCGTAGTCCTCGGATTGCTAGGTCAAAACGGTATTGGGAAAAGCACTGCAATTAAAATCTTGTCTGGCGAAATTGACATAAATCTTGGTTACTACGACAGCCCCCCACCTTGGACGGAGATCATTAAGCATTATAGAGGTTCAACCCTTCAAGAATATTTCCTGAAGCTAAGCCAAAACAATCTGAAAGTCGCCCAGAAACCACAATACGTAGACAAGATTCCACGAGTAGTCACTGGCAAAGTCTATGAACTGTTGGAGAAACTTGATGAAAGAGACGAGTTGAAGAAAGTTGCCAAGCAGCTGCAGCTTGGACCAATTTGGAATCGCGCTTTGGATATCTTAAGCGGCGGCGAGCTTCAACGAGTCGCTGTGACAGCCGCCATATCCAGAGAGGCTGACGTGTACCTTTTCGACGAACCTTCAAGTTATCTGGATGTCAAACAGCGTCTGGAAGTTGCACGCGCAATACGAAGCCTGAAAGAAGAAGACAAGATGGTGATTGTTGCGGAGCATGATCTCGCCATACTCGACTATTTGTCAGATCAAGTTTGTGTCCTCTATGGAGAACCAGGTGTTTACGGCGTCATCTCTCACACTCATGGAGTGCGTGTGGGCATAAACATCTACTTGGAAGGGTTTATTTCAGATGAAAACGTTCGGTTCAGAAAGGAGTCAATAGTTTTCCACGTAAAACCTCCAACAGTAAGCTGGGGGGTTGGCGAAACTGTACTGAAATGGGAGACAATGATAAAGTCTTACAAAGGTTTCACTTTGGGAGTGGAGCCAGGAGAGGTTAAGAAAGGAGAAGTTATTGGAATCTTAGGTCCAAACGGTATTGGAAAAACAACTTTCATAAAGCTTTTAGCTGGAATTGAGAAACCCGACAAGGGAACAACATCTACATCATACGAATTAGCAGTAAGTTATAAACCACAATACATCTCTGCGGCATATGAGGGCACCGCAGAAGAACTGCTAAGAAGCATCAAAAAGGAAGACTTCGCGGCAAGCTGGTATCACAGCGAAGTTTTGCAACCTCTCAATGTGAAAGGCCTGTTAGATCGCGATGTGAGTCAACTAAGTGGGGGTGAGCTTCAACGAGTTGCCATTGCGGCATGTCTTTCCCGTGAAGCTGAACTGTACTTGCTTGACGAACCAAGCGCTTATCTAGATGTTGAGGAACGTTTGAACATGGCTCGCACCATTCGAAGAGTCATTGAAAGCAAAAACGCCACAGCATTTGTTGTAGAACACGATGTAGTTGCACAAGATTTCATCGCTGACCGATTAATGATCTTCGATGGAGAGCCAGGTGTAAAAGGCATTGCTAACCCTCCAACGACTCTCAGAAAAGGTATGAATGCGTTTCTGAAAAAAATGGAAGTCACTTTTCGACGAGACCCAACGACAAAAAGACCACGAGTAAACAAGGAAGGTTCAAGAATCGACAAGCATCAGCGTAAAGTAGGCGAGTACTATTATGTGGCGGAAAACCAAAAGTAATTTTGCAAAACTGTTTTAACGCTATCTTTTTATGCTATAAGCGGTGACAACACGATTGAAAATGCTTTGGACACCATTAATTCTTGTAAACTTGAAAACTTACATGGAGGGTACGGGAAAGAAAGCTTTAGAATTAGCTGAGAAAGCCGAGAAAGTTAGTCGCGAAACAGATGTGTGCATCGGGCTTGCCCCTCAATACTCAGATATAGCTAAGCTTGCCAAAACAGTTTCTCTACCAATTTTTGCTCAACACATTGATTCTGTAGGGCCGGGTGGCTTCACCGGTCACGTTTTACCCGAAGCTGTGAAAGAAGCTGGAGCAATAGGAACGCTTGTCAACCACTCGGAGCGACGTTTAAAATTAGCTGAAATCGACGCTGTGATCAGAAGAGCTAAGGAGCTCAATTTGGTACAAGTGGTCTGCACCAACAACGCAAGTGTAAGTCTCTCCGCCGCAACATTAAAGCCAAATTTTATAGCGATTGAGCCACCTGAACTTATCGGAACTGGCATCCCAGTGTCAAAAGCCAAACCTGAGATTGTTACTGAAACCATAGAAGTTGTCAAGAAAGTGAACCCAGAGGTTACCATTCTTTGCGGCGCAGGTATAACCAGCGGCGACGATGTGGCTGCAGCGTTAAAACTTGGCACAAAAGGTGTTCTTGTAGCAAGCGGCATCGTGAAAGCAAAAGAACCATACAAAGTGCTTTTAGATTTTGCTCAAGCTGCAACTGCTCTCTAAGGGTGCCCGTATTTGAAGGTTGAAATCGAATGCCTTTCATGCATTATTCACCGCGGCTATTTGGAGATTGCAGAAGCCACAAAAAATCCTGACTTGCAATTCAAAGCGGCGTCAGCACTTCTAGAATACATGGCAAAAGAGTTTAAACCAGACGCAGTCGCGGCCTTTCTTGGAACAACGCGTGACCGAATAATCAAACGTATATCTGGCAATCCAGATGTTTATGCCGCTAAGAAACGTGAGAGTAATCAGGCGGCTTTGGAACTGCTTCCTTCACTTAAGAAGATGATTGAAAAGGAAAGATCATCAGAGGAAAGGTTTCGAAAGGCTTGTCTAGCTGCGATTGTGGGTAACATCATCGAATTTGACATTCCTGAACACGAAGTCGATTTTGATCAACTGGACCAATTGATTGCTGACGCTGAAAAGGAATTGGTAATTGATGACGTATCAAAAATCTACGAAGAAGCTAAGAAGGCGAGCAACATTCTCTATCTAATAGACAATGCTGGGGAAATAGTTCTAGACAAGCTTCTAGTTAGGGAATTGAAGCAGCTAGGTGCAAAGGTTATAGTTGTAGTGAAGGGTGGTCCCATTTTGAACGATGCTACTTTAGAAGATGCTAAAGCTGTTGGCATGTATGAATTAGCAGATGCCACCATCACAACTGGGGCTGACGCGGTTGGATTGCCTTTGCCAGAAGAGCGTTCAGGAGAGTTCATCAAGGCCTATGATGAAGCTGACTTTGTGGTCGCTAAGGGTATGGGATTCGCTGAAACGCTCACGGAATCGAAATTGCGACAGCCTCATACCTTCCTGTTAAGAACAAAGTGCAACCCAGTTGCTAGATACTATGGGGTTGCGCGAGGAAAAAACGTTGCCAAACTGGTAAAGCCCTAAGGATTAAATCAGAATGGAAAACAGTTTACCAGAAATCGAATTAAACAGTAACCTTCTCTCTAACTTGGAAAGGGCATTCAGCTTAGAATGGGTTATAACAAATGGTTTAGGCGGGTATGCTTCTTCCAGTGTTTTGGGAATCAACACACGCAAGTACCATGGGGTCTTAGTTGCGTCTTTTAATTCTCCCGTTGATAGGAGGGTTGTGCTTTCAAAGCTCGACGAAGAACTTCTTGTTGACGGCGAAGCTTTTCCTTTAGGCGCCAACGAATTCAGACACGGCATACATCCACTAGGTTACAAATACCTCAAAAACTTCCTACTGCTTCCATTCCCCACTTTCGTTTATGCTATAAACAGAGTGAAGCTTCGCAAAACAATTTTTATGCCCTACCAAAAAAACGCTACAGTCGTTTTTTACGAAGTTTTCTCTCCGCTCAAAGAAAAAGCAACCTTACAGATTTTTCCCCTCATCAATTCGAGACACTTCCACTCAGTCACGGACAAAAATAAGCTTGGATGGAGCTTCGTTCAGAAACCATCTGCACAAAAAACAATACTTCAGATAGCCAAACCTCAATCCACAATGGTTATGTCAACGAACTCGGGACAGTACATCTCCAAAGGAGACAAATGGGTTGAAGACATATTCTTTAGGACAGACAGTTCCCAAGGAACCAGTTGTTTTGATGATTGTTACATACCTGGACGATTTGAAATTCCCGTAAGATCTGGTGAAAAAACAGAATTTTACATTATTGCTGTGGCGAGTGAAGACGGAGAAGACGCTGAAAATGTTCATTCATCCCTCTGTAGAGGATTGAAAAATCTCAACAGCTCTTACCAAAAAGAGGTCGACAGATCAGTTTCTCTCTTAACAAGATTCTACGACCAACATCCAAGAGCGACTCAGGAGGACTGGTTAAAATGGCTCATTCTAGCCGCTAACTCTTTCATTGCACACCGTTCATCCACAAAAACAAAAACTGTTATTGCGGGCTACCATTGGTTTGAAGATTGGGGGCGCGACTCGCTTATTTCTCTGCCAGGTTTAACTCTTGTCACTGGACGTTTCGGAGATGCAAGAGAAATTCTTCTAACTTTCAAACACTACTGTAGCGGGGGCATTGTTCCAAACCGTTTTCCCAACAAGGCTGGAGAAAAACCAGTTTACAACACTGTTGATGCGACTTTGTGGTATTTCAATGCCGTTCTTCAATACCTAAAATACACAGGTGACTTCACCTTCGTCCAGCAAAAACTTTGGACAATGTTGCAGTCTGTAATTAGCCATCACATACAAGGAACAATAAACAACATACGCTTAGACAATGATGGTTTGGTCATGCATGGACCGCAGCTAACGTGGATGGATGCCACGACAAACAACAACCCAGTTACCCCTCGAGATGGAAAGGCAGTTGAAATTCAAGCATTATGGTACAACGCGTTAAAAGCAATGGAGCTTCTCGCAAGTCGTTTCGAATACAGCGACTTGGCTGAAAAATATCGAGACATTGCGGAAAGGGCTAAGAAGAACTTTAATGAAAAATTTTGGAATGCCCAGAAACACTGTCTCTTCGACGTTATAAACGATGAATTTAAGGATGCGTCACTTAGACCAAATCAAATAATCGCTGTTTCTCTCGACTTTTCTATGCTTGATAAAACAAAACAAGCAGAAGTAGTTTCTACTGTACACAAAAAACTTTGGGCAACTTATGGGCTGAAAACCCTGTCCGAGGACGACCCGAAATATCGTGGAAGATATTCTGGAAACTGGGCTGAGCGAGACTATGCTTACCACAACGGCACAGTGTGGCCATGGTTGATTGGACCGTTCGTCACAGCGTTCTTGGAAGTCAAAAACTTTGATGCAGAATGGCGAAACTTCGCTTTTGAAAGTTTTCTTCAACCTTTCTTTAAGAAACAGATGTTGTATGCTGGACTTGGCACGTTAAGTGAAATTTTCGATGGTGAACCACCACATTATCCTAGGGGTTGTATATCTCAAGCATGGAGCGTGGCTGAACCGTTAAGAGCTTATGTTGAGGATGTATTGCTCGACGCACCGAACTTTGAAAGAAATGTTCTAGAAAATTTTTCTAGTAGTGAAACTAAATAAATGGGAGATATTACTATGGAACAACCAAAAAATTCCAGCAGGTCGGAACAACTTTGACTGACATCTGTCTCATGTTCGAGGTCCACCAGCCACTGCGGCTAAACCCTAATTTCCACCAAGACCTACTGGCAAGACCTCCCCAATCCAAGAAAGACCTCTTCGAACTCTACTTCGATAATGCTCTTAACAAACACATTTTCGACCGTGCAGCTAGGAAATGCTATTTTCCAGCAAATAACATAATTCTCAACGAGATTGAAAAATTCAAACGAGAAAAGAAGCAGTTTAAGGTTTCCTATGGAATTTCAGGAGTCTTTATCGAGCAGTGTAAAAGCTGGAATCCAAGTCTCCTCGAATCTTTTAAGCAGTTGGCGCAGACCGGGTGCGTAGAGTTTCTAGACGAAACATACTATCATTCTCTCGCCAGTCTATTCGGCATCAACCGATCTGAATTTATCGAACAGGTAAAGATGCATCGACAGCTAATGAAAGACCTGTTTGATTATGAACCAAAAGTATTTGAAAACACCGAATGTCTCTATAACAATGCCATCGCTAAAACTGTCGCGGATATGGGCTACGAGGCAATAATAACAGAAGGTGTTGAACGCATCCTTGATTGGCGAAGCCCAAACTACGTATATAAGGCAAAGGGTTCTTCTATTCCTGTTCTGGTTCGCAACTACCGTCTCTCAGATGACATTGGCTTCCGTTTCTCTTCAACGTGGTGGAACGAATGGCCTTTGACAGCTCAGAGATACGCGAGCTGGATAGCGGCTATACAAGGACAAACAGTTGTTATCTTTATCGATTACGAGACTTTTGGGGAGCACCATTGGCCCGAGACTGGAATCCATGAATTTCTCAGATGGCTGCCCGGTGAAGTCCTCAAGTGGGAACATTTGTATTGGCGAACTCCTTCTGAGGTTGTACGTCTCCATCAGCCAGTTGGAGAAATAGACGTGCACGAGTATGACACTATTTCGTGGGCTGATCTTGAACGTGATCCAAGCGCTTGGATTAGCAATCCGATGCAGAGGGTTTCTTACGAATTTTTGAAGGGTTTGGAACCTTTTGTGAAGGGTTTAGGAGATAAGTTTTGGCTGAGATTTTGGCGGTATTTTCAGATGAGCGATCACTTGTATTATATGAGTGTGAAGGGTGGAGGACCTGGCGATGTACATTGCTACTTTAATCCTTCTGGAAACCCGATTGACGCTTTCGTTTCGTTTTCTAATGTGATCTCCGATTTTGAGGCTAGAATTTTGCAGGAGCTTCAGAAACCTGAACTTGCGGCCAAGTGGATTCTGCGGCGACTGCCCACCGATAAGGGCTTCACTTTCTTCTACGAGTTTGCACGACCAACTAATGTGACAACCCATGATATGTTCGAGTTTGCTAGGGCTCTTAATAGTGTCACTATTCAGTCGCTCAAATATCATACAGAAAGGAGTGATTTTGAGAGATGGTTGAGTCAAGTTTTAGGCGATAAGAAGCTTGCGGAAAAAATATCGTCCATAACAAGTGAGAAATTAGTTGGCGAGACGCTTCGCAAAAGACTTGTGAGAGTAGTTGAATCTAGAGTGAAGCAACTTGAAGCATTAGCAGCGAAGGGCAAAGTGTGATTTATGAAAATATGTTTGTTGTCTTGGGAGTTCCCACCTCGAATTGTTGGAGGGATTGCTCGTCACGTTTTTGGATTGGCAAAGACGTTGGCGAAAGATGGAAATGATGTAGGCGTTGTTACGTTGGATTTTCCAGGAACACCAGACTATGAAGAGGTTGAGGGTTTCAAGGTTTACCGTTCTAAAACCGAAGTTGGACACCCAAACTTCCTCACGTGGACTTTTTTGTTCAACCATTTCTTGGAGAAACGCTTAGCTGCGGCAAACAGAGAGATCGATTTTGATCTGATCCACATCCATGATTGGCTTGTGGCGCCTGCGGGTATTGGTTTCAAACATTTTTTGAACAAACCCTTGGTTTGTACGATGCATAGCACTGAACATGGGCGGTCAAGTTTACATGATCCCAGTTCCTATACGATTGATGGAATGGAGTGGTGGGCATGTTATGAGCCAGCTCGTGTAATTGTGACAAGCAATTCTATGAAGGGTGAGGTTTGTGGTCATTTTCATGTGCCTGGAGAGAAGGTGGATGTTATTCCGAACGCGATTGAGGTTGAAAAATATGATGTTGGTGTTGACCAATGGGCTGTTAGGAGACGTTTTGGAGTGGGGGATAATGAGAAAATGGTGCTTTATGTTGGGCGTTTGGTGCCGCAAAAAGGGGTTGAATATTTGATTCGAGCTGTGCCGCGTATTAGCTGGCGTTTTCCCGAGGTGAAGTTTATTGTTGTTGGTGAAGGATGGATGAAGGGGCATTTAGAATGGTTAGCCGATCAGTCTGAGCAACGGTGGCGGATCAACTTCACGGGGTTTATTTCTGATAATGATTTAGTTGCTTTGACTAAGGGCGCGGATGTGATGGTTGTGCCTTCGGTCTATGAGCCGTTTGGGATTGTTGCGTTGGAGGGCATGGCGGCGGGGGTGCCTGTGGTGGCTAGTCAGGTGGGTGGCTTGGCAGAGGTGGTGGAACATGATAAAACGGGCGTTCATGTGTATCCTCGTAGTCTTGATTCGATTGCATGGGGGATTGAGCGCGTCTTATCTGATAAAGGCTATAGGGATTGGTTGGTTAAAAACGCGTATGAGACCGTCAAGAGCAGGTTTAGTTGGAAGGCTGTTGCGAAGCAAACTGTTGATGTTTATAAGAGAGTTTTAGGAGAAAGATAAACTATGAGTGGGTATCCTCCTGTTTCGCCTCGTCCAGAGTTGCCTGAAGAGTTCAAGTTTTTATGCATGTTGCATAATGTGGGCGCCATTAACGCTGAAAGGTCACTTGCGGTTGAGGAGATTGCGAAGTGGACAGATAAGGAGCTTTCCACTATTCTGGAGCATTTACGAAAGCTTAAGGAGCTTGGGTATGTGCATTTTGTTAATAGAGATGGGGCTGACAAGTATCATGTTTCTGTGATGGGTATACGAAAAGTGTTGACATTGTACAGCTAATAGAAGACCATTCATCCATCTTAGGCTAGACCTTCTGCTATATGCTTCCAATAGCTCAAGTGTGAAGTTATCTCAGACACTCTCAAAATCCACAGTCCTGTAAAAAGGATTCTCTGATTATATGATACCTGCTTTGATGATTTTGGACCGATGATGAATGTATCACTGATTGCAGTCTCACCTTCACATTCTAGAACTACGCTCATCGTCCTATTGTAATTTGCACGGTTATCTAAGGAAATTACAAATGTTGCTACTTCATTCAAGATAGTAATATGGTGGTCGGGATCATAGATTTCTGGACTGATGCTAACTTCAATGTCCTTTGAGAGTGGATGCTGAGTTCCAATTATACCGACCAAAGCCAGTGCCTAGATAATCACCATTGCAGCAACAGCTATAAAAATAATTGATGCGATTACAGGTGATATGCCAGCACATTTTCTGTTACATCGAATATACATTGATGACACCTACATCGTGTTAGGTAGCCTGCTTTTTTCTTCTCAATACACGATCTAGGAGCCTGTTGATTATGTCGTCGTAGGTTTCGCTCTTCTTACCTACGCTCTTTAATGCGTCTCGTGTCTCTTTTCTGATCTTTATGCTTGTTAACTTCTCACCCATACTTTCAACCCCCTTAACTGCGTCGTGCATTGTAAGGATTCAATGAACATAAGCGTTATGCATTTTCCGAGTTTATCGTGGCCTCATTAAACTAGTTACGAAAATCTATGGACATTACAAAAAATAGGAATGTGCGGGATAGAAACTATTACTTTTTCCTTAGTTTCTTGGCTGAAACTCGTAGGCTTTGCGCAGTGCATTCCAGTTGATTCTTCGGGGCATAGATAGAATGTTGATTGCATAATCTTCTGCTATTGTGTTTGGCATCCATTGGCGTAGCGATTTTTGATATTCGGGTCTGGCTGATTCGAGCAAGTGCTTGAATTTTGTGGGCTTCTCTTTAGATATGTCAACTGAGGTTTTTCTGCACTCTTCGCTTTCTTTAGCTGTCATGTTTAACACGGCGTCTCTTTTTGTGTCGCCTACGATGGCTTCGTGGGGTTCAACCACAAATTCTTTCACATGGTCGGAAAGCCAGTGATACCTTCGCGCCGTTCTGTCCCCTGTGCTCATTCCCTGCTGAACAACAGCCCATTTTCCCTCTTCTGATAGGAAGAAGGCGTGATGGTATAGGGGATAGCCAGCTTGAATGGCTGTGTTGTCTACTTTTGTGCTCATTTTGCTCGAGTAAACCAGTCGGTCAACATCGGATTTCGAGAAACCAAACTTCTCGCCCGCCAAACGGATTTCGTTAGGTGCTTTCCGTGACACCTTCCCTTTTCCTCCACAAATAACAACCCCGTTCTTCTCTGTTTTAACTGCGTTTTTCAACACGCCCGTCAAGACTGTTGTCACTCCAGAAGAATGCCAATCATAGCCCAAAACGCAGCCCAACGCTTGAAACCAAAACGGGTCTGAAATGCGCTGTAAGAACTCGTCTTGACCATATTCGTCAATGATTATTGTGACAATTGCATCTGCCAGCTTAATCATCCGTGCAACAAGCCATCTTGGTGCTCTGCCATAATGAAGCGGAAGCCTTGCCACGCCAGTTCTCTTCAATACATCCACCCTAATACGCTAATAATAGACGTATTATGCCTTGAAATCCTTTTTTCAAGTCGGTCTACCGCTTCAACAGTCGCCCTTCACGGTCAATTTCCAAGCGGCGAATTCTAGTTGTGGAAATAGGATCACAGTTTTCTGCCAATACCATGTTTATGACAATAACATCTAAGGGTGGAAGATTGGCCGCCTTACGCTTTTCGTTTATTTCACGGGTCCTAGGCTCAGTCTCTCGGCTCACCACTATTGCCTCTATCCGCTTACTGGTTGATGCGGGTCCAAATGGATCGTACAAGGGCACAATTTCGGCACGTTCAAGCCAACTATACTTTCTCAGAAAACCCTTTAGCTCCTCCAGTCTCACAGCGAAAGGCGCTATTTCATGGGGCTTTTTCATTTTTTCCACGAAGTCGTCTGTACATAAACCTATCAGAACCTTTTCACCGGCTTCAAAGGCTTTTCTAAGTAAAACTCGATGACCTTTATGAAACTCGTCGAAAGTTCCGCCAACAGCCACAATCTTGAAGCGTTTGCTCAACGTTTTCATCTCAGTAGACGCATAGCCTGAAAGTCAATCCTTACTGTGTGATGCGCGTGCATTTGCGTTCGCTTATGGGAGCATAAATGCATACATTCGCCCTGCTTATAAGCCTATTTTAGCTGACTTTTCCTTTTAGCATGTCCAGAATCTTCTTCGCAACAAAACGCTTCGAACTTAACGGCACATGAACAACGTTTTTTTTCTTGTCTATTATGAAAACTTCGTTGGTGTCGGTTCTGAAGCCCACGCCTTTTCTTGAAACGTCGTTTGCCACGACCAAATCTGCATTGGCTCGCTTTAACCGTTTATAAGCGCTTTCGATTAGTTTTTTGTCAGAAACTCCGTATCCAGCTCGAAAAACCACAAGAAAGGTTTTTGGGCTTATCTTTTTTATTTTGTCGACGATTTTGGAGGTAGGCTTCAGCTTCAAAGTAAGCGAAGAAACCTTCCATGTGGAAACCTTACCTTTATACGGCTTTGCCAAAGTCCAGTCCGAAACCGCTGCAGCCGCGACTGCAATGTCGTAATTTACGTTTCTTAGCTCTTCTAAAACTGTGCGTCGCATTTCCTCAGTTGTTTCTACGTTCAAAACCTTCGCTTTGAAGGGCAGAATAACCGTGCCCAAGCCATAAACGAGGGTGACTT from Candidatus Bathyarchaeota archaeon includes the following:
- a CDS encoding ribosome biogenesis/translation initiation ATPase RLI, giving the protein MIRVAVLDKDRCKSKRCNRECYRFCPKVRSKVEAIVFEEDKPRVVEALCIGCGICVKKCPFKALAIVNLPDELEAECSHRFGPNAFKLFRLPTPSQGVVLGLLGQNGIGKSTAIKILSGEIDINLGYYDSPPPWTEIIKHYRGSTLQEYFLKLSQNNLKVAQKPQYVDKIPRVVTGKVYELLEKLDERDELKKVAKQLQLGPIWNRALDILSGGELQRVAVTAAISREADVYLFDEPSSYLDVKQRLEVARAIRSLKEEDKMVIVAEHDLAILDYLSDQVCVLYGEPGVYGVISHTHGVRVGINIYLEGFISDENVRFRKESIVFHVKPPTVSWGVGETVLKWETMIKSYKGFTLGVEPGEVKKGEVIGILGPNGIGKTTFIKLLAGIEKPDKGTTSTSYELAVSYKPQYISAAYEGTAEELLRSIKKEDFAASWYHSEVLQPLNVKGLLDRDVSQLSGGELQRVAIAACLSREAELYLLDEPSAYLDVEERLNMARTIRRVIESKNATAFVVEHDVVAQDFIADRLMIFDGEPGVKGIANPPTTLRKGMNAFLKKMEVTFRRDPTTKRPRVNKEGSRIDKHQRKVGEYYYVAENQK
- the tpiA gene encoding triose-phosphate isomerase → MLWTPLILVNLKTYMEGTGKKALELAEKAEKVSRETDVCIGLAPQYSDIAKLAKTVSLPIFAQHIDSVGPGGFTGHVLPEAVKEAGAIGTLVNHSERRLKLAEIDAVIRRAKELNLVQVVCTNNASVSLSAATLKPNFIAIEPPELIGTGIPVSKAKPEIVTETIEVVKKVNPEVTILCGAGITSGDDVAAALKLGTKGVLVASGIVKAKEPYKVLLDFAQAATAL
- a CDS encoding DUF89 family protein, which produces MKVEIECLSCIIHRGYLEIAEATKNPDLQFKAASALLEYMAKEFKPDAVAAFLGTTRDRIIKRISGNPDVYAAKKRESNQAALELLPSLKKMIEKERSSEERFRKACLAAIVGNIIEFDIPEHEVDFDQLDQLIADAEKELVIDDVSKIYEEAKKASNILYLIDNAGEIVLDKLLVRELKQLGAKVIVVVKGGPILNDATLEDAKAVGMYELADATITTGADAVGLPLPEERSGEFIKAYDEADFVVAKGMGFAETLTESKLRQPHTFLLRTKCNPVARYYGVARGKNVAKLVKP
- a CDS encoding glycogen debranching enzyme N-terminal domain-containing protein, with the translated sequence MENSLPEIELNSNLLSNLERAFSLEWVITNGLGGYASSSVLGINTRKYHGVLVASFNSPVDRRVVLSKLDEELLVDGEAFPLGANEFRHGIHPLGYKYLKNFLLLPFPTFVYAINRVKLRKTIFMPYQKNATVVFYEVFSPLKEKATLQIFPLINSRHFHSVTDKNKLGWSFVQKPSAQKTILQIAKPQSTMVMSTNSGQYISKGDKWVEDIFFRTDSSQGTSCFDDCYIPGRFEIPVRSGEKTEFYIIAVASEDGEDAENVHSSLCRGLKNLNSSYQKEVDRSVSLLTRFYDQHPRATQEDWLKWLILAANSFIAHRSSTKTKTVIAGYHWFEDWGRDSLISLPGLTLVTGRFGDAREILLTFKHYCSGGIVPNRFPNKAGEKPVYNTVDATLWYFNAVLQYLKYTGDFTFVQQKLWTMLQSVISHHIQGTINNIRLDNDGLVMHGPQLTWMDATTNNNPVTPRDGKAVEIQALWYNALKAMELLASRFEYSDLAEKYRDIAERAKKNFNEKFWNAQKHCLFDVINDEFKDASLRPNQIIAVSLDFSMLDKTKQAEVVSTVHKKLWATYGLKTLSEDDPKYRGRYSGNWAERDYAYHNGTVWPWLIGPFVTAFLEVKNFDAEWRNFAFESFLQPFFKKQMLYAGLGTLSEIFDGEPPHYPRGCISQAWSVAEPLRAYVEDVLLDAPNFERNVLENFSSSETK
- a CDS encoding glycoside hydrolase family 57 protein, whose protein sequence is MTDICLMFEVHQPLRLNPNFHQDLLARPPQSKKDLFELYFDNALNKHIFDRAARKCYFPANNIILNEIEKFKREKKQFKVSYGISGVFIEQCKSWNPSLLESFKQLAQTGCVEFLDETYYHSLASLFGINRSEFIEQVKMHRQLMKDLFDYEPKVFENTECLYNNAIAKTVADMGYEAIITEGVERILDWRSPNYVYKAKGSSIPVLVRNYRLSDDIGFRFSSTWWNEWPLTAQRYASWIAAIQGQTVVIFIDYETFGEHHWPETGIHEFLRWLPGEVLKWEHLYWRTPSEVVRLHQPVGEIDVHEYDTISWADLERDPSAWISNPMQRVSYEFLKGLEPFVKGLGDKFWLRFWRYFQMSDHLYYMSVKGGGPGDVHCYFNPSGNPIDAFVSFSNVISDFEARILQELQKPELAAKWILRRLPTDKGFTFFYEFARPTNVTTHDMFEFARALNSVTIQSLKYHTERSDFERWLSQVLGDKKLAEKISSITSEKLVGETLRKRLVRVVESRVKQLEALAAKGKV
- a CDS encoding glycosyltransferase family 4 protein; amino-acid sequence: MKICLLSWEFPPRIVGGIARHVFGLAKTLAKDGNDVGVVTLDFPGTPDYEEVEGFKVYRSKTEVGHPNFLTWTFLFNHFLEKRLAAANREIDFDLIHIHDWLVAPAGIGFKHFLNKPLVCTMHSTEHGRSSLHDPSSYTIDGMEWWACYEPARVIVTSNSMKGEVCGHFHVPGEKVDVIPNAIEVEKYDVGVDQWAVRRRFGVGDNEKMVLYVGRLVPQKGVEYLIRAVPRISWRFPEVKFIVVGEGWMKGHLEWLADQSEQRWRINFTGFISDNDLVALTKGADVMVVPSVYEPFGIVALEGMAAGVPVVASQVGGLAEVVEHDKTGVHVYPRSLDSIAWGIERVLSDKGYRDWLVKNAYETVKSRFSWKAVAKQTVDVYKRVLGER
- a CDS encoding ArsR family transcriptional regulator, with the translated sequence MSGYPPVSPRPELPEEFKFLCMLHNVGAINAERSLAVEEIAKWTDKELSTILEHLRKLKELGYVHFVNRDGADKYHVSVMGIRKVLTLYS
- a CDS encoding DUF763 domain-containing protein — encoded protein: MKRTGVARLPLHYGRAPRWLVARMIKLADAIVTIIIDEYGQDEFLQRISDPFWFQALGCVLGYDWHSSGVTTVLTGVLKNAVKTEKNGVVICGGKGKVSRKAPNEIRLAGEKFGFSKSDVDRLVYSSKMSTKVDNTAIQAGYPLYHHAFFLSEEGKWAVVQQGMSTGDRTARRYHWLSDHVKEFVVEPHEAIVGDTKRDAVLNMTAKESEECRKTSVDISKEKPTKFKHLLESARPEYQKSLRQWMPNTIAEDYAINILSMPRRINWNALRKAYEFQPRN
- a CDS encoding pantetheine-phosphate adenylyltransferase, giving the protein MKTLSKRFKIVAVGGTFDEFHKGHRVLLRKAFEAGEKVLIGLCTDDFVEKMKKPHEIAPFAVRLEELKGFLRKYSWLERAEIVPLYDPFGPASTSKRIEAIVVSRETEPRTREINEKRKAANLPPLDVIVINMVLAENCDPISTTRIRRLEIDREGRLLKR